The Xenopus tropicalis strain Nigerian chromosome 2, UCB_Xtro_10.0, whole genome shotgun sequence genome window below encodes:
- the LOC116408899 gene encoding collagenase 3-like: MNPKLKANAFVEKIKEMQKFFRMTVSGKLDRDTLAMMKAPRCGMPDVSEYSKFPGNPRWKNTKLTYRIQNYTPDLPRQKVDEAIQRALKLWSDVAPLTFRKLTSGTADIMIKFAKRSHGDFDPFDGPHGVLAHAFAPGNGIGGDAHFDEDEKWTNSAAEYNLFLVAAHEFGHSLGLGHSRDPNALMYPTYHYWNTGNFRLPQDDVKGIQSIYGRKK, from the exons ATGAACCCAAAATTAAAGGCAAACGCATTTGTGGAGAAAATCAAAGAAATGCAAAAGTTCTTCAGAATGACAGTTTCGGGGAAGCTGGACAGAGATACTCTGGCTATGATGAAGGCTCCTCGATGTGGAATGCCCGATGTGTCAGAATACAGCAAGTTCCCTGGAAATCCACGATGGAAAAACACCAAACTGACATACAG aATTCAGAATTACACCCCTGATCTCCCTCGCCAAAAGGTAGATGAAGCGATACAAAGGGCACTCAAGCTGTGGAGTGATGTTGCCCCACTGACCTTCAGAAAACTAACTTCGGGAACAGCAGATATCATGATCAAATTTGCAAAACGCT CACATGGAGATTTTGACCCTTTTGATGGCCCCCATGGTGTTTTGGCTCATGCATTTGCTCCAGGAAATGGAATAGGTGGGGATGCTCATTTTGATGAGGATGAAAAATGGACAAATAGTGCAGCAG aatataatTTGTTTCTTGTTGCCGCACATGAATTTGGTCATTCGCTGGGTTTGGGTCATTCTCGTGATCCAAACGCTTTGATGTATCCAACCTATCACTATTGGAACACCGGAAACTTTCGTCTACCCCAAGATGATGTGAAAGGAATACAGTCCATATATGGGAGAAAGAAATAG
- the LOC116408898 gene encoding progesterone receptor-like codes for MEILELTTYLEGLKSQTHFDDMRSNYIRELAKAIGLRHKGVIASSQRFYQLTKLMDSMHELVKQLHLYCLNTFLQSRSLSVEFPEMMSEVISDQLPKILAGMVKPIIFHKK; via the exons ATGGAAATTTTAGAACTGACCACATATTTGGAAGGCCTCAAAAGTCAGACTCATTTTGATGATATGAGGTCAAACTACATAAGAGAGCTGGCCAAGGCTATTGGCTTAAGGCACAAGGGTGTGATTGCCAGCTCCCAGCGTTTCTATCAACTAACCAAACTCATGGACTCCATGCATGAA CTTGTAAAGCAGCTCCACCTGTATTGTCTCAACACCTTCCTGCAGTCTCGATCGCTTAGTGTGGAATTTCCTGAAATGATGTCGGAAGTGATCTCTGACCAGTTACCCAAAATCCTAGCGGGGATGGTAAAACCAATTATATTTCACAAAAAGTGA